One Echinicola strongylocentroti DNA window includes the following coding sequences:
- a CDS encoding bifunctional riboflavin kinase/FAD synthetase — protein sequence MKIYEGLDHFHPVKNAVVTSGTFDGVHLGHQKILDRIQNIAEKMHGETVLITFWPHPRLVLYPEDHNLRLLTTFEEKARLLEMFGIDHLITIPFTKGFSQLTSEDFIRKILIDKIQTQKLVIGYDHRFGKNREGSFEHLMENKSQYGFEMEEISREDIDHVGISSTKIREALVSGKVSEANEFLGREYELNGIVIKGQQIGRSIDFPTANIHVPNNYKLIPGDGAYAVRVGVGQEMYFGMLNIGNRPTVDGIEKTVEAHLFDYDDNLYGKQITVYFTEFLRSERKFANLEELKAQLERDKQKAREILGL from the coding sequence ATGAAAATTTACGAAGGACTGGATCATTTTCATCCCGTAAAAAATGCGGTGGTCACCAGTGGCACTTTTGACGGTGTCCACCTAGGCCATCAAAAAATCCTCGACCGTATACAAAACATCGCAGAAAAAATGCATGGAGAGACGGTATTGATTACTTTTTGGCCTCACCCACGACTTGTGCTCTACCCAGAAGACCACAACCTACGATTGCTTACCACTTTTGAGGAAAAAGCCCGGCTGCTGGAAATGTTTGGCATAGATCATTTGATCACCATCCCTTTTACCAAAGGTTTTTCCCAACTTACCAGTGAGGATTTTATCCGCAAGATCCTGATCGACAAAATCCAGACACAGAAATTGGTAATTGGCTACGACCATCGTTTTGGAAAGAACCGGGAAGGAAGTTTCGAACACCTGATGGAAAACAAAAGTCAATATGGATTTGAAATGGAAGAAATCTCTCGGGAAGACATCGACCATGTAGGCATCTCCAGCACCAAAATCCGTGAGGCCCTGGTTTCAGGCAAGGTATCCGAAGCCAATGAATTTTTGGGAAGGGAATATGAACTGAACGGCATCGTGATCAAAGGCCAACAGATCGGTCGCTCCATTGATTTTCCCACAGCCAATATCCATGTTCCCAATAACTACAAGCTGATCCCCGGCGACGGAGCCTATGCTGTGCGCGTGGGCGTAGGACAAGAAATGTATTTTGGCATGCTCAATATCGGTAACCGCCCCACCGTAGATGGCATAGAAAAAACCGTCGAAGCCCATCTTTTTGACTATGACGACAATTTGTACGGTAAACAAATCACAGTTTATTTCACGGAATTTTTGAGGTCGGAAAGAAAATTTGCAAATTTAGAAGAGCTAAAGGCCCAATTGGAAAGAGACAAGCAAAAAGCCCGGGAAATCCTTGGCCTATAG
- a CDS encoding CoA transferase subunit A, with protein MINKTISGAEEAVKDITSNSVLMLGGFGLCGIPENCINALLQMEISGLTCISNNAGVDDFGIGLMLKKRMVKKMISSYVGENEEFERQLLNGELEVELIPQGSLAERTRAGGAGIPAFFTPAGVGTEVAEGKEMREFDGKLYILERWLRADFALVKAWKGDTAGNLVFKGTARNFNPMMATAGNITIAEVEELVPAGELDPNQIHTPGIFVQRIFQGSNYEKRIEKRTIR; from the coding sequence ATGATCAATAAGACCATAAGTGGTGCCGAAGAAGCGGTCAAGGACATTACCAGCAATTCCGTGCTGATGTTAGGCGGCTTTGGACTGTGTGGCATTCCGGAAAACTGTATCAATGCGCTGCTACAAATGGAAATTTCAGGATTGACCTGTATTTCCAATAATGCTGGCGTGGATGATTTCGGCATTGGCCTGATGCTTAAAAAAAGGATGGTCAAAAAGATGATTTCCAGCTATGTGGGTGAAAATGAGGAATTTGAACGGCAACTGCTCAATGGAGAGCTTGAGGTAGAACTTATCCCACAGGGCTCACTGGCAGAACGTACCCGCGCCGGAGGCGCTGGTATCCCGGCTTTTTTTACCCCTGCCGGCGTGGGAACTGAAGTAGCCGAAGGCAAAGAAATGCGGGAATTTGATGGTAAGCTTTATATCTTGGAACGATGGCTAAGAGCTGACTTTGCTCTGGTCAAAGCATGGAAGGGGGATACTGCGGGTAACTTGGTATTTAAAGGAACTGCGAGGAATTTCAATCCAATGATGGCCACGGCAGGAAATATCACCATTGCCGAAGTAGAAGAACTGGTGCCAGCGGGAGAGCTAGATCCTAACCAAATCCACACCCCAGGGATATTTGTCCAGCGCATCTTTCAGGGAAGTAATTATGAAAAACGAATTGAAAAGCGAACAATAAGATAG
- a CDS encoding 3-oxoacid CoA-transferase subunit B has product MLNKEQIAQRIAKEIKNGQYINLGIGIPTLVANYIPDKLEVVLQSENGLLGIGPFPSEEQVDADLINAGKQTVSMIKGSSLFNSADSFVMIRGGHVDLTILGAMEVSESGDIANWKIPGKMVKGMGGAMDLVASAENIIVAMQHCSKDGKPKLLKRCTLPITGIKCVKKIVTDLAFLKVLPEGGFKLIERAPGVSVEEIKAKTEGRLVVGKEVPEMVL; this is encoded by the coding sequence ATGCTCAACAAAGAACAAATCGCCCAACGCATCGCCAAGGAAATCAAAAATGGACAGTACATCAACTTGGGCATTGGTATTCCCACCTTGGTAGCCAATTACATTCCTGATAAACTGGAGGTGGTACTGCAGTCAGAAAATGGCCTACTGGGCATCGGTCCCTTCCCTTCAGAGGAGCAAGTAGATGCCGACCTGATCAATGCGGGCAAGCAAACGGTAAGTATGATCAAAGGTTCTTCACTTTTTAATTCTGCCGATTCCTTTGTGATGATCCGGGGCGGACATGTGGACCTGACCATCTTAGGAGCCATGGAGGTTTCTGAAAGTGGAGATATCGCCAACTGGAAGATCCCAGGAAAAATGGTCAAGGGAATGGGTGGCGCCATGGACTTGGTAGCTTCGGCCGAAAACATCATCGTGGCCATGCAGCACTGCAGCAAAGACGGAAAACCCAAACTACTAAAACGCTGCACACTCCCCATCACCGGCATCAAGTGTGTCAAAAAAATCGTCACCGACCTGGCCTTCCTTAAGGTACTCCCCGAAGGAGGTTTTAAGCTTATAGAGCGAGCACCCGGTGTCAGTGTCGAAGAAATCAAAGCCAAAACTGAGGGAAGATTGGTAGTGGGCAAGGAAGTACCGGAGATGGTTTTATAG
- a CDS encoding ImmA/IrrE family metallo-endopeptidase — protein MATRIENINSDIINWAITRAGNNLEEFYQKNPNVKEWINGNKKPTIKQLEDFTHKVHVPFGYMFLNKPPKEDIPIPFFRTGKTKNNKVSLNVYHTIQLIGERQNWLTNYLKESEYPDLEYVGKYTERSNYFEIVKDIRASLKLPTNWASKMGTWEEALDYLTLQIEEIGIIVNFNGIVGNNTRRKIPVEECRGFVLVNKKAPFLFINSADAKAAQMFTLIHELAHIWLGESAGFDNQQMLPADDPVEKLCDQVAAEFLVPELFLKEKWKDSKDIKYLSRVFKVSPIVIARRCMDLNLITKTTFFDFYNNYIEEYQLKKGNQTSGGNFYATAKKRISLRFASFVNNAVNENNLLYRDAYKLTSLKGNTYEKFINEYLYQA, from the coding sequence ATGGCAACAAGAATAGAAAATATTAACTCTGACATTATAAACTGGGCGATAACTCGTGCAGGTAATAATTTGGAGGAATTCTATCAAAAAAACCCTAATGTTAAAGAGTGGATTAACGGAAATAAAAAACCAACTATAAAACAACTTGAAGATTTCACTCACAAGGTTCATGTTCCTTTTGGGTACATGTTTCTTAACAAACCTCCAAAAGAAGATATTCCGATACCATTTTTTCGAACAGGGAAAACAAAGAACAATAAAGTATCTCTCAATGTTTACCACACCATTCAACTCATTGGTGAAAGACAAAACTGGTTGACAAATTACCTAAAAGAAAGTGAGTATCCTGATTTAGAATATGTAGGTAAATACACTGAAAGATCCAACTATTTTGAAATAGTAAAAGACATAAGAGCCAGTCTGAAATTACCCACTAACTGGGCTAGTAAAATGGGGACCTGGGAAGAGGCCTTAGATTACTTGACACTACAGATTGAAGAAATAGGGATTATTGTAAATTTCAATGGAATTGTTGGAAATAATACTAGAAGAAAAATTCCTGTAGAAGAATGTAGGGGTTTTGTTTTAGTAAATAAAAAAGCACCATTTCTGTTTATAAACTCCGCTGATGCAAAAGCTGCTCAAATGTTCACTCTTATACATGAACTTGCGCATATTTGGCTAGGAGAAAGTGCAGGATTTGACAATCAACAAATGTTACCTGCTGATGATCCAGTTGAAAAACTTTGTGACCAAGTAGCCGCGGAATTCCTAGTTCCAGAATTATTTTTAAAGGAAAAATGGAAAGATTCTAAGGATATTAAATATCTAAGTAGAGTTTTTAAAGTAAGTCCCATCGTTATAGCGCGAAGGTGCATGGATTTAAATTTAATTACTAAAACTACTTTTTTTGACTTCTATAATAATTATATAGAGGAATATCAATTAAAAAAGGGGAATCAAACGTCTGGGGGGAATTTTTATGCTACTGCTAAAAAGAGAATCAGTTTAAGATTTGCAAGTTTTGTAAACAATGCGGTAAACGAAAATAATTTATTGTATAGAGATGCATATAAACTAACAAGCCTAAAAGGAAATACATATGAAAAGTTCATCAATGAATATTTATATCAAGCATGA
- a CDS encoding DUF4411 family protein: protein MSKFIVDSNFFIQAHRAIYPIDVVHSFWLKVKKLADSGTIISIDKVKLEIFDNSAHEDELKDWCQNNLSDSFFYNTDSVLQNYIAIVNWASSSNYTDRAKQEFLETDLADPWLVAYAMSTGDTIVTYEKSEPNIKRRIKIPEVCKGFNVRNVNTIEMLRELNESF from the coding sequence ATGAGCAAATTCATTGTAGACTCAAACTTTTTCATTCAAGCTCATAGAGCTATATATCCAATTGACGTGGTACACAGCTTCTGGCTAAAAGTCAAAAAGCTTGCTGATTCTGGCACTATTATCAGTATTGATAAAGTCAAATTAGAAATTTTTGATAATTCTGCCCATGAGGATGAATTAAAAGATTGGTGCCAAAATAATTTATCAGATTCCTTCTTTTACAACACTGATTCAGTTTTGCAGAACTACATAGCAATTGTTAATTGGGCATCATCATCTAATTACACTGACCGAGCTAAGCAAGAATTCTTAGAAACAGATTTAGCAGACCCTTGGTTAGTAGCATATGCAATGAGTACTGGAGACACTATTGTCACTTATGAGAAAAGCGAACCAAACATTAAAAGAAGAATTAAGATCCCTGAAGTTTGTAAAGGGTTTAATGTACGGAATGTTAATACAATTGAAATGCTCCGAGAGTTAAATGAAAGTTTCTAA
- a CDS encoding sulfatase family protein, whose amino-acid sequence MNKFLLLIAVIMGMTSCSKPKEQKPPNIVIIVSDDHTRQAISAYGSTITQTPNIDRIAEEGVLLTNAYVTNSICGPSRAVLLTGKYSHKNGFRRNSDSKFESDQDQFVKHLQAAGYQTAWIGKYHLGEDPQGFDHYEILPGQGYYYNPDFLVKDSGKVNRTGYVSDLVEDAAENWLDSRDEEKPFCLVIGHKATHRTWMPDLQDMDKYDEVTFPLPDNFYDNYEGRQAAMEQDMTIDKTMIMAYDLKMYPDDSKDRNITRMTPEQRAVFDAHYKAVHRELDSLDLSGKELVEWKYQQYMRDYLATAESMDRNIGRTLDYLKAHGLDENTIVIYTSDQGFYLGEHGWFDKRFMYEESFSTPMIIKYPGVLKPGTRSDAMVMNLDIAPTMLDAAQVEIPGDIQGESMLPVLTGEAEQGREVLYYHYYEVGEHNVSPHFGIKTDRYKLIRYYNQVESWELFDMEKDPSEMHNVYGDERYQKVQEEMKAKLLATIKKYEDAEAEKLFH is encoded by the coding sequence ATGAATAAGTTTCTACTTTTGATAGCCGTGATCATGGGCATGACTTCTTGCAGTAAGCCCAAGGAGCAAAAACCGCCGAATATCGTGATCATTGTTTCGGATGACCACACCCGCCAAGCGATCAGTGCTTATGGAAGTACCATCACCCAAACTCCCAATATCGACCGTATTGCGGAAGAAGGGGTGTTGCTTACCAATGCCTATGTGACCAATTCCATCTGTGGGCCTAGCCGAGCGGTGTTGCTGACGGGGAAGTATAGCCACAAGAACGGTTTTAGGAGGAATTCAGACAGTAAATTTGAAAGTGATCAGGATCAGTTTGTGAAGCACTTGCAGGCAGCCGGCTATCAGACCGCTTGGATCGGCAAATACCATCTTGGTGAAGATCCACAGGGATTTGATCATTATGAGATTTTGCCCGGTCAAGGATATTATTATAACCCTGATTTCTTGGTCAAAGATAGCGGAAAGGTCAATCGGACGGGATACGTCAGTGACCTCGTGGAGGATGCTGCAGAAAACTGGCTGGACAGCAGAGACGAAGAGAAGCCATTTTGTTTGGTCATTGGCCATAAAGCGACCCATCGTACATGGATGCCTGATTTGCAGGATATGGACAAGTATGACGAAGTTACTTTCCCCTTGCCGGATAATTTTTATGATAATTACGAAGGACGCCAAGCGGCCATGGAACAGGACATGACCATAGACAAAACCATGATAATGGCCTATGACCTTAAGATGTACCCCGATGACTCCAAGGACCGCAATATCACCCGAATGACTCCCGAGCAGCGAGCCGTTTTTGATGCGCACTATAAAGCCGTCCATCGGGAGTTGGACTCACTGGATCTATCAGGCAAAGAATTGGTGGAGTGGAAATACCAACAATACATGCGGGATTACTTGGCCACTGCCGAGTCGATGGATAGGAATATCGGTCGGACGCTCGATTATCTCAAAGCACATGGACTGGATGAAAATACCATTGTGATCTATACTTCCGACCAAGGGTTTTACTTGGGAGAGCATGGGTGGTTTGACAAGCGTTTTATGTACGAGGAGTCATTCAGTACACCGATGATCATCAAATACCCTGGCGTGCTCAAGCCCGGTACCCGATCAGATGCTATGGTCATGAATCTGGACATTGCTCCGACGATGCTGGATGCTGCACAGGTGGAGATTCCCGGAGATATTCAGGGTGAATCCATGCTGCCAGTGCTGACCGGTGAGGCTGAGCAGGGTAGGGAAGTGCTCTATTACCATTATTATGAAGTTGGTGAGCACAATGTTTCTCCTCATTTTGGTATAAAAACCGATAGGTATAAGCTTATCCGCTATTATAACCAAGTGGAATCTTGGGAGCTTTTCGATATGGAAAAAGACCCTTCAGAGATGCATAATGTATATGGTGATGAACGCTACCAAAAAGTACAGGAAGAGATGAAAGCCAAGCTGCTGGCCACTATCAAAAAGTATGAAGATGCTGAGGCCGAAAAGCTATTCCATTAA
- a CDS encoding sulfatase translates to MIVKRLLSLVLLIIGGQTLAQEKEKPNVLFIIADDLTANAVSCYGNPLKITPNIDQLAAEGTRYERAYCQFPVCGPSRASFMSGYYPHATETFGYTSGRENIGPDKVTWSQLFKNNGYYTARVSKIYHMGVPGDIEKGSNGADDAASWQERFNSQGPEWKAEGDAELVQNNPYNELERKGGNVMTIVKASGDDLAHSDGKTAEKASELLRAHKEGPFFFGVGFVRPHVPFVAPRNYFEAYPYREMVLPPKVIGDWDDIPANGINYVTTVNAEMSEDQERKAISGYYASVAYMDAQVGKVLKTLKEEGLEDNTIVIFTSDHGFHLGEHEFWMKVSLHEESAKVPLIIKVPGKAPAVCRSFAELIDLYPTVAELAGLELPNEIQGKSLAKTLDDPNYEVRDMAFTVSKYRGVEAFLLRSDRWAYIQYGEDGAGGQELFDMVNDPQQFNNLATNPQFSDQVAMFQERIEERLAEVRDNDL, encoded by the coding sequence ATGATAGTAAAAAGATTGCTTTCCTTGGTACTTCTGATCATTGGTGGCCAGACCTTGGCCCAAGAGAAGGAAAAGCCCAATGTACTGTTTATCATTGCCGATGACCTGACGGCCAATGCCGTGTCCTGTTACGGCAATCCCTTGAAAATCACCCCGAATATAGACCAACTGGCAGCCGAAGGCACACGCTATGAGCGGGCATATTGCCAATTTCCCGTTTGTGGCCCTTCGCGGGCTTCCTTCATGTCCGGATATTATCCGCATGCCACAGAGACATTTGGCTATACCAGCGGCAGGGAAAACATAGGCCCCGATAAGGTCACTTGGTCACAGCTTTTCAAGAATAATGGTTATTATACCGCCCGGGTGAGCAAAATATATCATATGGGGGTGCCTGGAGATATCGAAAAAGGCAGTAATGGAGCTGATGATGCTGCCTCTTGGCAGGAGCGATTCAACAGCCAAGGGCCAGAATGGAAAGCCGAAGGAGACGCCGAGCTGGTGCAAAACAATCCCTATAATGAACTGGAACGGAAAGGTGGCAATGTGATGACCATCGTCAAGGCTTCCGGGGATGATTTGGCACATTCGGATGGGAAAACTGCCGAAAAGGCCTCCGAATTACTTCGTGCACATAAAGAAGGTCCTTTCTTTTTTGGGGTGGGCTTTGTACGGCCCCATGTGCCTTTTGTGGCGCCAAGGAACTATTTTGAAGCATATCCCTATCGGGAAATGGTGCTCCCGCCTAAGGTCATTGGCGATTGGGACGATATCCCCGCCAACGGCATTAACTACGTCACTACGGTCAATGCGGAGATGTCAGAAGACCAGGAGAGAAAGGCTATCTCCGGCTACTATGCGTCCGTGGCCTATATGGATGCCCAAGTAGGAAAAGTGCTGAAAACCCTTAAAGAAGAGGGGCTAGAAGATAATACGATCGTCATATTTACCTCTGACCATGGATTTCACTTGGGTGAACATGAGTTTTGGATGAAAGTGAGCCTTCACGAAGAATCTGCCAAGGTGCCCTTGATCATAAAAGTCCCCGGTAAAGCACCGGCCGTGTGCCGTTCCTTTGCGGAATTGATCGACCTGTACCCGACGGTGGCTGAACTGGCTGGGCTGGAATTGCCCAATGAAATACAAGGTAAAAGTTTGGCCAAGACCTTGGATGATCCCAATTATGAAGTGAGGGACATGGCGTTTACAGTCTCCAAATACAGAGGGGTGGAGGCTTTTCTACTGAGGAGTGACCGCTGGGCCTATATCCAATATGGGGAAGATGGAGCCGGAGGTCAGGAGCTGTTTGATATGGTCAATGACCCACAGCAGTTTAATAACCTGGCGACTAACCCGCAATTTTCCGATCAAGTGGCGATGTTTCAGGAGCGGATAGAGGAGAGGCTGGCAGAGGTAAGGGATAATGACTTATAA
- a CDS encoding DJ-1/PfpI family protein: MAKRILMIAGDYVEDYEIMVPFQAMLSVGLEVDVVAPGRKSGDTIPTAIHDFVGDQTYKELTGHQFAINADIDAINLADYDGLYVPGGRAPEYLRLEQKVLDIVKHFFEADKPVAAICHGIQILTVARVLEGRTLTAYVAVGPDIELVGGTWKNIPVDEAIVDGNLVTSPAWPGHPAILKEFYQLLGMTISH; the protein is encoded by the coding sequence ATGGCAAAAAGAATATTAATGATCGCTGGGGACTATGTCGAAGATTATGAAATCATGGTTCCTTTTCAGGCAATGCTTTCTGTAGGGCTGGAGGTGGATGTAGTAGCTCCCGGCCGGAAAAGCGGAGACACCATTCCCACTGCTATCCACGATTTTGTAGGCGACCAGACCTACAAGGAATTGACAGGACATCAGTTTGCCATTAATGCAGACATCGATGCCATCAATTTAGCGGATTACGATGGACTTTATGTCCCCGGGGGAAGAGCGCCCGAGTACCTAAGGCTAGAGCAAAAAGTACTGGATATCGTGAAGCACTTCTTTGAGGCTGATAAGCCGGTGGCCGCCATCTGCCATGGGATCCAAATCCTGACCGTAGCGCGCGTGCTGGAGGGCAGGACACTTACCGCTTATGTGGCTGTAGGCCCTGATATCGAACTGGTCGGTGGTACATGGAAAAACATCCCTGTCGATGAAGCCATTGTGGATGGCAACTTGGTCACTTCACCCGCTTGGCCCGGTCACCCGGCAATATTGAAGGAGTTTTACCAATTGCTGGGAATGACGATTTCACATTGA
- a CDS encoding SDR family oxidoreductase gives MKILLTGATGYIGKRLLPSLVRMGHDVVCCVRDKNRFEPPPSIRQHIQVVEVDFLEEKTLSSVPKDINAAYYLIHSMSSADDFAELEKTSAQNFCKSLEESHVEQVIYLGGIVNTEVLSKHLLSRKAVEDELSKGNYRFTALRAGIIIGSGSASFEIIRDLVEKLPIMIAPRWLKTHCQPIAIRDVISFLSQSLLEPKTFDNAFDIGGPDILTYRQMLLRYAKNRGLGRRIWTVPVMTPRLSSYWLFFVTSTSYKLAVALVDSMKIEVVCQPNKLAQNLGIQPMNYQEALNAAFTKIESNEVISSWKDSLISGRFENNLSEFIQIPTHGCFVDKRSVPIRDESKTLDRIFAIGGDTGWYYGNWLWQLRGFMDKMAGGVGLRRGRTHPTTIHSGDAVDFWRVLYAKKAEKRLLLYAEMKVPGDAWLEFKIESGCLIQTATFRPKGLWGRVYWYAVYPFHEPIFGGMARKLVG, from the coding sequence GTGAAAATTCTGCTTACTGGAGCCACTGGCTATATCGGCAAAAGATTACTTCCCTCCCTTGTCAGAATGGGCCATGATGTAGTCTGTTGTGTAAGGGACAAAAACCGCTTTGAACCTCCTCCATCCATTCGCCAGCATATTCAAGTAGTGGAAGTGGATTTTTTGGAAGAAAAGACCCTATCCAGTGTCCCCAAAGACATCAACGCCGCCTATTATTTGATCCATTCGATGTCCAGTGCAGATGATTTTGCTGAACTGGAAAAAACATCAGCTCAAAATTTCTGCAAAAGTCTTGAAGAAAGCCACGTTGAGCAGGTAATTTATCTTGGGGGCATTGTCAATACCGAGGTCCTGTCCAAGCACTTGCTCAGCAGAAAAGCTGTAGAGGACGAGCTTAGCAAAGGAAATTACCGTTTTACCGCCCTGCGTGCAGGCATCATCATTGGATCGGGCAGTGCCTCCTTTGAGATTATCAGGGATTTGGTAGAAAAGCTGCCTATAATGATCGCTCCTCGCTGGCTCAAGACCCACTGTCAACCCATTGCTATTCGTGATGTCATCAGCTTCCTCAGCCAATCGCTTTTGGAGCCGAAGACGTTTGACAATGCCTTTGATATTGGCGGCCCGGATATCCTTACGTACAGACAAATGCTGCTTCGTTATGCCAAAAACCGCGGTCTGGGTAGAAGGATCTGGACCGTACCGGTGATGACACCTCGCCTCTCCTCCTACTGGCTATTTTTTGTGACCAGCACTTCCTACAAACTGGCTGTTGCATTGGTGGACAGCATGAAAATAGAAGTCGTCTGCCAACCCAATAAGCTGGCCCAAAACCTCGGTATCCAGCCAATGAATTATCAGGAAGCCCTCAACGCAGCATTTACCAAAATAGAATCCAATGAGGTCATTTCCAGCTGGAAGGATTCCCTGATCAGTGGCCGCTTTGAAAACAACCTTTCCGAATTTATTCAAATCCCCACGCATGGATGTTTTGTGGACAAACGAAGCGTCCCCATTCGTGACGAAAGCAAAACGCTCGACCGTATTTTTGCCATCGGTGGAGATACGGGCTGGTATTATGGCAACTGGCTGTGGCAGCTTCGAGGCTTTATGGACAAGATGGCTGGCGGGGTCGGACTCCGCCGTGGCCGCACCCATCCCACCACCATCCATTCCGGTGATGCTGTGGACTTTTGGCGAGTCCTCTATGCCAAAAAAGCGGAGAAGCGGCTCCTGCTCTATGCCGAAATGAAAGTCCCCGGAGACGCTTGGTTGGAATTCAAAATAGAAAGTGGCTGCCTTATCCAGACAGCCACTTTCCGCCCAAAAGGGCTTTGGGGAAGAGTTTATTGGTATGCGGTCTATCCCTTCCACGAGCCTATTTTTGGCGGGATGGCCAGAAAGTTGGTGGGTTAA
- a CDS encoding HAEPLYID family protein — protein MNLKISVVLLLFASASKHCYAQLTDSTEDSLFINSKEANVPDKVFHAEPLYIDLIRDLGARKGEKEWNLGLGLTDNARFDSYEALIEYEWAPIDRLGLEVELPFTFYSPLGGTPKTEVPANRLNSLKVAAQWTFFVNKDMGTSMAIGYINEFQLADFGSFGKPLIIGNGFNPFYIIAKRWGSNFHSLIYTGPIIERDFEFHQTHTSYAINPSFHYMIPGTKNFIGIECDQVIDHGDFDMTLRPQMRVGVADNLLVGIVAGIPVQRENERFSSFVRLIWEPSH, from the coding sequence ATGAATTTAAAAATTTCAGTGGTGCTGCTGCTATTTGCATCGGCATCCAAGCATTGCTATGCCCAATTGACTGATTCTACTGAAGACAGTTTGTTTATAAATTCCAAAGAAGCAAATGTCCCCGATAAAGTATTCCATGCGGAGCCACTTTATATTGATTTGATCAGAGACCTTGGGGCAAGAAAAGGAGAAAAAGAATGGAACCTTGGTTTGGGATTGACCGACAATGCCCGTTTTGATTCCTACGAAGCCCTGATTGAATACGAATGGGCGCCCATTGACCGTTTGGGGCTGGAAGTGGAATTGCCATTTACCTTTTATTCGCCCTTGGGAGGAACCCCCAAAACGGAAGTTCCTGCAAACCGTCTGAACAGCCTTAAGGTAGCAGCCCAATGGACCTTTTTTGTAAACAAGGACATGGGCACCTCTATGGCCATTGGCTATATCAATGAGTTTCAGCTGGCTGACTTTGGGAGTTTTGGGAAGCCACTTATAATTGGCAATGGTTTCAATCCATTTTACATTATTGCCAAGCGATGGGGAAGTAATTTTCACTCCTTAATCTATACGGGCCCTATCATTGAGCGTGATTTTGAGTTTCACCAAACACACACTTCTTATGCCATTAACCCCAGCTTTCATTATATGATACCTGGCACGAAGAATTTTATAGGTATAGAATGTGATCAGGTGATTGATCATGGGGATTTTGATATGACATTGAGGCCTCAGATGCGTGTGGGAGTCGCGGATAATTTACTGGTGGGCATTGTGGCAGGAATTCCCGTCCAAAGGGAAAATGAAAGGTTCAGTTCATTTGTCCGGTTGATATGGGAGCCATCACACTGA
- a CDS encoding GNAT family N-acetyltransferase, producing MQEIIAPVDRELLKKELTPERFLRHTNNGDNQVYLVNHHNSPNIMREIGRLRELTFRGAGGGTGLPLDIDENDTCENCYEQLVAWNPVEEEIIAGYRLIDCNKAGLNSHGEVNLSTAHLFKFTEKFKSDYLPCTIELGRSFVQPKYQPRKDNRKGIFSLDNLWDGLGAVVALHPEVKYLFGKVTMYPHFNAEARDLLLYFMNYYFPDNEHLVEPLNPLSYKTDVSKFEGLFDGLDYKEGYKELNTKVRALGENIPPLINTYMNLSPTMKTFGTAMNNEFGAVEETGIMITLADIYDSKKHRHIETFERDKFYDKKVEE from the coding sequence ATGCAAGAGATCATAGCGCCTGTAGATAGGGAACTTTTAAAAAAAGAGTTGACGCCTGAGCGTTTTCTACGCCACACCAATAATGGGGACAACCAGGTATACTTGGTCAACCACCATAACTCCCCCAATATCATGAGGGAAATCGGAAGGCTCCGAGAACTGACTTTCAGGGGAGCAGGAGGTGGTACTGGGCTGCCATTGGATATCGATGAGAATGATACCTGTGAAAATTGCTACGAGCAACTGGTGGCTTGGAATCCGGTGGAAGAGGAGATCATTGCTGGTTATCGGCTGATCGACTGTAACAAGGCAGGGCTAAACAGTCATGGAGAGGTCAATCTTTCCACGGCACATTTGTTTAAATTTACCGAGAAGTTTAAGTCTGATTACTTGCCGTGTACCATTGAGCTGGGACGTTCTTTTGTGCAGCCAAAATACCAGCCCAGAAAAGATAACCGCAAAGGGATATTTTCCTTGGACAATCTCTGGGACGGTCTGGGAGCCGTGGTGGCCCTTCATCCCGAGGTAAAATACCTCTTTGGCAAGGTGACCATGTATCCTCATTTCAATGCTGAAGCACGGGACTTACTGCTTTATTTTATGAATTATTATTTCCCTGACAATGAGCACCTAGTGGAGCCACTAAATCCACTTTCTTACAAAACAGATGTGTCCAAGTTTGAAGGGCTTTTTGATGGGTTGGATTATAAAGAGGGCTATAAGGAGCTGAACACCAAAGTACGCGCATTAGGTGAAAATATCCCACCACTGATCAATACCTACATGAACCTCTCGCCAACGATGAAGACTTTTGGAACGGCGATGAACAATGAATTTGGCGCCGTGGAAGAGACAGGGATCATGATCACACTTGCCGATATCTATGACAGTAAAAAACACCGACATATCGAGACATTCGAAAGGGATAAGTTTTACGATAAAAAAGTAGAAGAGTAG